The stretch of DNA ATTGAGCTGAGAAATCTGGCGATGGTGGCGGAGCTGATGATCCGATCGGCCATGCAGCGCAAAGAAAGCCGAGGCCTGCATTTCACTCTGGACTACCCGGAACAGTTGCCACAGGCGAAGGATACTATTCTGGTGCCGCCCACCTACGGCGACTGAACTTCAATCGAAGCCGCAACTGCCGATGCTGGTCAGGCGGCATCGCACCGTGCGGAATGCACACGCCCCGCGCGAACCAGTTGCCCGCAGCCTTGAAGCGCAAGATAACGACCAGCGGCAGCGCAATGCTATCGGGGCGCAACTGGACAGGCTGCCAACCCGTACGCCGACTCCAAAGGGACCATCCAGACTGATCATGGCGCAGGCCGAGCCAGGACGAGCCGCGACACAGCAAGATGTGCAACGGT from Pseudomonas sp. DNDY-54 encodes:
- a CDS encoding protein YgfX produces the protein MSSLDNHTFECRWGKSGLLLALYGALCFLAIAGLLILPVPPWLTLVGILLCLLHAVWAIPLHILLCRGSSWLGLRHDQSGWSLWSRRTGWQPVQLRPDSIALPLVVILRFKAAGNWFARGVCIPHGAMPPDQHRQLRLRLKFSRRRWAAPE